TCGCCGCGGTCGCCGAGCAGCTCCCAGCGCTGCAACGAGACCGGCACGTTGCCGTTCAGCCACAGCGAGTCGTGGAACTCGCGGAGCGAGAAGTCGTCGCCTCGTGCGACGACGGCGTCGGCGAGCAATCGCTTCACCTCGAGCTTGCCGACGAGGTACGCCATCGCGAGGCCCGGTGTCGCCACGTAGTACGAGGTCTCCTCGGTGGCCGTGAGCGCATCCATCGGCACGAGCCGGACGAAGAAGTCGATCGCCTCGTCGAGGCCGAAGACGCCGGTCGCGAGGTTCACGTCGACGACCACCCGCAGCGCGCGCAGCCGCATGAAGTTGTGCACCGTCGTCTGCGAGTGCGGCGCATCGTCGAAGAGCCCGACGTCGAGCATGAGCTCTTCGTTGTAATGGGCGATGCCCTCGTTGGCGACCGAGTCGACGTAGTGCCGGCGCATGGCGCGCGGGTGCCCCCACGAGAGTGCGAGCTGCTGGCTGTGCGCGCCCTCGTGGATGATGCCGAGTCGCGGGTCGCGGGCGTTCGCGGCGTCGAAGTACGGGAGCTCGGCCGCCGGCGCCGGCACGTAGGAGACCGCATCGCGCTCGCGCGACCGCTCGTTCGCGAGGTCGTCGGTCACGCCGAGGAAGGCGACGGGCTCGAGATACGCCGGGTATTCCGCGAAGCGGTAGCGGCGCAGCGACTCGGGCTGGCTCAACAGCCCCTCGCGCTCGTACAGCCCCCGCACGTCGGCCTCGGCGGTGGCCTCGGCGGCGATCTCTGCGGTCACGTCGTGCGCGAGCGGTGCTTCGGGCACGTCGCGGTGCCGGTTGCGCGAGATCGTCTCGGCCGCGACCGCACGCCGGTACTCCTGCAGGGCGCCGCGCACGAGCTCGTCGGGCTCCGTCGCGACGAGCGCGACGTGCCGCAGGTACCAGACGAATGCGTCGCGGCCCACGATGACCTCGGGGCCGAGACGACCGACGGATGCCTCGAGCCACTGCGCGTACCGGGTGAGCGCCGCGCTCGCGGCGGGCTGCGCCTCGGCGAGCGCGGCGGCGGTCTCGGCGTCGACCTCGGCGGCGAGCGCCGAGACCGAATCGGCCAGCCGCGACCCGATGCCGTCGAGTTCGGCCGCGGCCACCCGGGCGAGTGCGGCGACGCCGGCGCGCTCGAGGTTCGCGATCGCCTGCTCGACCGCGCGCGGCACGGCATCGAGCACGGCGACGAGGTCGGCCTGCCGTGCCGCACCGAAGGGCGATGGTTCGAGCAGCAGGTCGAACCACGGTCCGAGGATCTGGCTCGTGAGGAAGACGGCGTCGCGCTCCCAGTTGCGGAGCACGTCGAGCTCCCAACGCACCCGAGCGAGTGCCGACCCCAGCAGTCGGTGGTCGACCTGATCGGGGACCGGCAGCCGCGAGACATCCGTCGCCCGCCACTGCTCGACGAAGCCGGCGAGCTCGCGCCGCTGCGCGTCGACGGCCTCGGGGGCGAACCGCGGCACCCAGCCGGCGGGGCGCTCGATGCGCGGGATGTCGTCGGAGGTGCGGAACGAGTTGGCGGCGCGCCACTCCCAGAACTCGGTACCGAGCCGGGCGAGGTCCGCGTCGTTGTCAGCCATGCGCGCCACGTTAGTCCCGTCCGCCGACACCTCGTCGCGTTCCCGAGACGGCGGGGCCCGGCGCGGGATCGGTGCGGCGGCGCGCACGCCTCGATACCGTGGAGGCATGAGCGGTACGCCGAACGAGCCGACCGAGCACTCCGACCCGGGCGGGCACCCGGCACCGGCAGCGGATGCCGCGGGCAGGACGGCGCACCGGTCGCTCCCGCCCGTGCAGCGCTGGGTCTTCTGGCCGGCCGCGGGCGTCGTCGCCCTGTTCGTCGCGTTCGCGCTCATCGCGCCGAAGGCGGCCGAGGCGATGTTCGGCGCGATCCAGGCGGGCATCGTCAACACCTTCAACTGGTACTACGTGCTCATCGCCGCGTTCTTCGTGGCGTTCTGCCTGTTCGTGGGGTTCAGCCGGTTCGGCGACATCAAGCTCGGCCGCGACGACGACGAGCCCGAGTTCTCGCTGCTCTCGTGGTTCTCGCTGCTCTTCGCCGCGGGCATGGGCATCGGACTCGTGTTCTACGGGGTGAGCGAGCCGCTCAGCCATTTCGTCGCTCCGCGCCCCGGCGTCGTCGGCACCCCCGAGGCGCTCGCGCAGCAGGCCCTCAGCCAGACCTACCTGCACTGGGGCGTGCAGGCCTGGTCGATCTACGTCGTCGTGGGGCTCGGGCTCGCCTACGCGATCCACCGCCGGCGGCGGCCGATCTCGATCAGGTGGACGCTCGAGCCGCTGCTCGGCAAGCGCGTCGAGGGCGGCTGGGGCCACACGATCGACGTCATCGCCCTCGTCGGCACCCTCTTCGGCGTCGCCACCTCGCTCGGCCTCGGCGTGCTGCAGATCAGCGCAGGCCTCGACTACGCGGGCATCCTCGAGCCGAGCGCGCTCAGCGAGGTGATCATCATCCTGATCATCTCGGTCTTCGTGCTGTGGTCGGTGCTCTCGGGGGTCACGAAGGGCATGAAGTGGCTCTCGACCGCGAACCTCGTGCTCGCCGGCATCCTCGTCGTCTACGTGCTGGCAGTGGGCCCGACCGAGTTCCTGCTGCGCGAGTTCGTGCAGTCGATCGGCAACTACATCCAGAACTTCATCGGCCTCTCCTTCAACGTGAGCGCCTTCCAGGGCACCGAGGGCGAGGAGTGGCAGGCCGCGTGGACGTCGTTCTACTGGGGCTGGTGGATCTCGTGGGCGCCGTTCGTCGGCATCTTCATCGCGCGGGTGTCGAAGGGGCGCACCGTGCGCCAGTTCGTCACGGGCGTCATCCTCGTGCCGACGCTCATCGGCATCCTCTGGTTCGCCGTGCTCGGCGGTTCGGCGCTCGCGATCGAGCTCGCCGATCCCGGCGCGCTCACCCAGCCCGACGGCAGCGTGAACGTCGAGGCCGCGCTCTTCGAGCTGCTCACCTACCTCCCCGGCACCCCGGTGCTGACGATCGGCGTGATCCTGCTGATCACGATCTTCTTCATCACCTCGGCCGACTCCGGCGCGCTCGTGATGGGCATGATCGCCACGGGCGGGCAACTGAACCCGAAGCGTTGGGTGCGCACCATCTTCACCGTGATCACGGCGCTGCTCGCGATCGCACTGCTGCTCAGCGGCGGGCTGAAGGCCCTGCAGACCGCGGCGATCATCATCGCCCTGCCGTTCAGCATCGTGATGCTGCTGATCTGCTGGTCGACGATCATCGCCTTCACACGTGAGCGACGCGCGTACGCGAAGGCGGAGCGCGCGCAGTTCATCGACCACATCGGCGAGCACTACGGCCTCGAGGTCGAGGAGCCGCTGGAGCGCGGCCTCGTCGCGGGGCAGCCGAAGTGGGTGCGCGGCTGCGCAGACGACTGCGTCTGGGCACGGATGCCGCGGCGCCCCGCCGCGCCTCGCCGGCGACCCTCGCGGAGGAGAACGCCCTGCCCGACTCGGTGCCGACCGCCGATGTCGACGCGATCGTCGACCACGACCCGCTGGCCGACACCGACGACCCCGATATCCCGGAGCACGGCGAGGACGAGCCCCGCGGCATCCCGCAGTAGGTGGCGCGCCGCGGGAGGGCCGGCAGTAGCGTGGATCGCATGGGCATCACCGGCACGTTCCGCGCGTCCAGGCGCATGCCGATCCTGCAGGTCGCGAAGGCCTCGGCCGCGACGATCGCGGCCTGGCTCATCGCCGGCTGGCTGATCCCGGGGCAGCTGCCCGTGTTCGCCGCGATCGCGGCGCTGCTCGTCGTGCAGCCGAGCGTGAACCAATCGTTCGGCAAGGCGATCGAGCGGTCGATCGGCGTGATCCTCGGCGTGCTCGTCGCCACCGCGGCGTCGCTCGCCTTCGGGTCGAACAGCTGGATCATCCTCGTCACGATCGTCATCGCCATGCTCGTCGCCTGGGCGCTGAAGATGACGCCGGGCACCTCGAACCAGGTCGCGATCAGCGCGATGCTCGTGCTCGCGCTCGGGTCGTCATCGCCCGAGTACGCCGTCGACCGCATCATCGAGACACTGATCGGCGCGGCGATCGGCATCGTCGTCAATGCGCTCATCGTGCCGCCGGTGGCGGTCGCCCCCGCCCGACGCGACCTGTCGCTCCTCGGCGGCGAGCTCGCGGCATCCCTCGACCGGCTCGCGAGCGCCCTCGAGAGCCCGCAGACGCCCGCAGACCTGCAGCGCCTCATGGTCGAGGCGCGACTCATGCGACCGATGCGCGACGCGGCGGATGCCTCGATCGCCACGGGCGAGGAGTCGCTGACGCTGAACCCCCGTCGCTCCGCGCATCGCACCGAGCTCGGTGAGATGCGCGCGCTGCTCGAGCGCCTGAGCCCGATCGTCACCCAGGTGATCGGCATGACCCGGGCCTTCTTCGACCACTACGACACGGCGCTCGCCGACGAACCCACCGTGCAGGCGATCGCCGAACAGCTGCGCCGGGCAGCGCACGACGTGCGGCTCGCCGTGCACCTCGCCGACGTCGACCCCGAGCCGCTCACCTCGGCGATCCCGGCGCTGACGTCACCGCTCGTGATCACCCCGCCGAAGTCCGGCCACTGGATCCTGATCGGATCGCTCATGGAGGACCTGCGCCGCATCCGCGACGAGCTCGTCGAGGAGTAGCCGGCTCGACTGCCACGCGTAGCGCGGTGGCGCGGCCGGTGTCAACCCTGGCGGTGTCGACCGGATGTTCGGGGCGACGGCGCCTGTGTCGACCTACGCTTGACTCGACTCGACCGACATGCACCAGGCGACGGGAAGGGCAGACGATGACGACCCCGGCTTCCACGACGACCTCCACCGGCGCCGACCTGACGAGACAGCTGACGGTGGCCGCGAGCGCGCTGGCGGCGGTGGTCGGCTCGTTCGTCGGCTCGGGCGCAGCCGGCGGCACCCCGATACAGGATGCCGCGGGCGGAGCGCTCGCGGCCGATGCCACGCTCGTCGCGCCCGGCGGCGGGGCGTTCGCGATCTGGACGTTGATCTACCTCGGACTCGTCGCATACGCGGTCTGGCAGTTCCTCCCGGCCCAGCGAACGGCGTCGCGCCACCGCCGCCTCGGCTACCCGATCGCCGCCTCGCTGCTGCTCAACGCCGCATGGATCCTGAGCATCCAGTTCGACCTGCTGTGGTTGAGCGTTCCCGTGATCGTGCTGCTGCTGATCGTGCTGATCGTCGCCTTCCGCGTCTGCCGCACCTCGCCGCCGACCTCGAACCTCGACGCCGTCGTCACCGACGGCACGGTCGGCCTCTACCTCGGGTGGGTCTGCGTCGCCACCGTCGCCAACATCACCGCCGCTCTCGTCGCCGCGGGGTTCGACGGCTGGGGCATCCCTCCGGAAGCCTGGTCGGTCGCGGTGGTCTCGCTCGCCGGAATCGTCGGTATCGCCCTCGCGATCTGGGATCACGGACGGATCGCACCGACCCTCTCGCTCGGCTGGGGTCTCGCCTGGGTCGCCGTCGCCCGACTGAGCGACGCCCCGGAGTCGATGGCGACGGGGATCGCGGCGATCATCGCCGTGGTCGCGCTCACGATCGCGACGGTCTGGGCTCGAACAGCAGACCACGGTCGAGCCTCCGCCACGAGTCGAGCGTGATCGACGACCGAGCGACTCAGCTCAGACGGTCGCGAACGGCCGCGCCCCACTGGAATCCGCACTCGCGGCAGTCGAAGATGGGTGCTTCATCGTGCGCGAGCGCACCGACGGCGTCGCCGGCCTCGACCTCGAAGTCGAGCGGTCCGTAGACGATCGCGCGCACCGCGAGGGAGTCGCAGCGCGGACACGGCTCATCGATCACCAGGTGGGGTGCTGAGTGCTGCATCTGCTTCGTCATGGCTGTCACGGTACGCCCGCCCTCCGACATCCGTCGCAGCGCCCGCGCGCGTCGCTCGACGACCGCGCATCCGTGCCCTTCGCCCGGGCCGGGCGCCCGAATCCCTAGACTGGGCGCGTGCTGACCGCCGTGCTCATCCTCGCGATCCTTCCCGCGTTCCTCATCCTGGGACTCGGGCTGGTCGCGCGCACGGTCGCCGCCCAGCGCCTGAAGCCGCGCGTGGTGCAGTACACCCCCGAGCGCGATTCGACGGTGCTGCGCGACGCGTTGCTCGTCGATGCCGATCGGCGCGCGGCATCCGCCGCCCTCATCGACCTCGCCGTGAAGCGCAAGGTGCGCCTGCTCGCCGGCGAGGGCAAGCGCGAGCCCATCGGCGTCGAGCTCGTGCAGGGCGCCGTGCTCACCGCCGAGGAGACGGCCCTGCTCGAGGCGCTCTTCGGCCCCGAGCACACGAGCACGCGCGTGCGGCGCTTCTCCGCCGACCGCCGTGCCCTCGCCGGGCGGCTGAAGAGCCTGCTGCTGAACACCGAGCACGCCCTCGCGCGCGACGGCCTGGTCGCCGAACGCCGCGTCACGTGGCCCGGCGTCACCCTGACCGTCTTCGCCTACCTCGGCATGCTCGTCGAGGCGCTGTTCCTCGTCTTCACGATCGTGAGCGGCGAGTGGGGCTCGCTCATCGCGACGCTCGTCGCGATCGCCGCGACGATCGCGACGATCTTCGTGACCCCGTCGTCGTGGCGCAGGTTCCTGCCGGCGGCCGACGCCCGGCGCGAGCACCTCGCCGGACTCCGGCAGTACATCGAACTCGCCGAGGCCGACCGGCTGCGCGTGCTGCAGTCGCCGAGCGGCGCAGACCTGCGCACGACGGATGCCGCGGCGCCCGAGCAGTCCGACCCGGTCACGCGCTTCCACCTGCACGAACGGCTGCTGCCCCACGCGGTGATCTTCGGGCTCGAACGCGACTGGATCGCGAAGCTGAAGCTCGAGCACGCCGAGCTCGACCAGACGAACCTCGACACCCTCGGCGACCTCGTCGACGTCACCGCCGAGATCGCCGCAGCGATCCACGCGGCCGGCAGCGTCGTCGAACTGACCTCGGCCGTCGGCGACCTCGCCGACGGCACGGGCACCGCCATCGGCGGCGTCTTCGAACTGTTCAACCTGTAGCCGCCATGACCATCGACGAGCAGTCCATCACCGTCGACGTCGACGATGTGCCCGTCTCGGCCGTGTACGCCCGCCCGCCGGCCGCGACGACCACGATCGTCGTCGCCCATGGTGCGGGTGCCGGCATGGAGCATCCGTTCATGACGGGCTTCACCCGCGCGCTGAACGCCGACGGCTTCGCGACCCTGCGCTTCAACTTCCCCTACCGCGAGGCCGGGCGGAAGTTCCCCGATCGGCCGCCGGTCGCGATCGCGACCTGGCGAGCGGTGATGGATGCCGCGGCCGCACGCGCCGCCGTCGCCGGGCGCCCCGACGAGCCGATCTGGGCATCGGGCAAGTCGTTCGGCGGGCGCATGGCGTCGATGGCCGTCGCCGAGGGCATGCCCGCCGCGGGCCTCGTCTTCCTCGGCTATCCGCTGCACGCCCCGGGCAAGCCCGAGAAGCCGCGAGACGAGCACCTGCCGGGCATCACCGTGCCGATGCTCTTCCTGCAGGGCCGCAACGACCCGTTCGCGAAGCCCAACGAGCAGCTCGACGAGGTCGTCTCCCGGGTCGGCTCCAACGCCGTGATCGAGTGGGTCGACGAGGCGAACCACACCTTCGAGGTGAAGGGCGCCAAGCGCCCGGCCGCCGAGATCGGGGCGGGGCTCGCCGCGCCCGTCGCGGCGTTCGTGCGCGGTTCCGCACCGGTGGTCGGGTAGCCCCGCCGAGGTCTGGATCAGTCGTCGTGGTCGGCGCGGATCAGAAGGCGGCCGAGGCCCACCAGACGATGATGAACAGGCCCATCGCGACGAAGGCCAGGCCCACGATCAGGAAGACGCTGGAGCTCGGCCCACGGGCTCCCGCGCGCGCCACGGTCGACTGACGCTCCGCCGTGATCGTCTCGGAGAGCCAGCGGCGCTTGACGATGAGCACGGCGCCCGCGACGAGCGCGAGCACGGCCCATGCGAGGGCGAAGGCCAGACCGGGTTCCACCCTGCCAGCCTATCCGCGGCGGCCGAAGCCGAGGAACGGAGGGCGAACGGAGTGTGCCAGACGGGACTGAACGCCCGCTCCGAACCGACGCGACATGCAGAAAAGCTTTGATCTGAGGGTCTGCGTTCTGCTAGGAAAGGGAAGTCCTCATACCCCCCTACCGAACGGACACCCGAATGAACTCCCTCGATCTGCAGACGCAACCCGAAGCCCAGAGCGACTACGCAGCCGTCGGAGGTGCACCCGCGGTCACCGCCGTCGTCAACCGGTTCTACGAGCTGGTGCTCGGCGACGACCGACTGGTGAAGCACTTCGAGGGCATCGAGATGGTCCGACTCAAGCGGCACCAGGTCGCGCTCGTCTCCCAGGTCATGGGCGGGCCGGTCGCCTACGAGGGACGCGACCTTCGTGCGGCCCACGCGAACATGGGCATCACGGCGGAGGAGTTCGGCGCCGTCGCCGAGCACCTGATCGCTGCGCTGACCGAGGCCGGTGTTCCGTCCGAGATCGTCGACCGCACCGTGACCGCCGTCGCCGCGACCCAACCCGACATCGTCGAGGTCAGCGCGACGCAAGAGTGACAGCGTGGACACCGCTGCGCTGAAGCACACCTGGTCGCTGGCCGAGTCGCTCGGCGACGAGGTGCCGCTCTTCTTCTACTCGCATCTCTTCTACACGCACCCCGAGCTCCGGGCGATGTTCCCGGTCGCGATGGCCACCCAGCGCGACCGGCTCGTCGGCGCGCTCGGGCGCATCGTGTCCAACGTCGATCAACTCGACGAGGTGACGGCGTTCATCGGGCAGCTCGGCCGTGACCACCGCAGGTTCGAGGTCATCGCCGAGCACTACGACGCGGTCGGCCTCTCCCTGCTCACCACGCTGCAGCACTTCCTCGGCGAGCTCTGGACCGCAGAGCTCGCCGAGGACTGGGCCGGTGCGTACGGCGTCATCGCGACCGCGATGGTGCAGGCCGCCGAGGAGTCGGAACTCAGCAGCCCGGCCTCCTGGGCGGGTCACGTCACCGCGGTCGAGCGCCGCAGCATGGACGTCGCGATCGTGCAGGTGCGACCCGAGCCCGACCTCCCGTTCGAGCCCGGGCAGTCATTCGCCGTCGAGACGCCGTACGCCCCGCGCCTGTGGCGCTACTTCAGCGCCGCCAACGCGCCGCGGCAGGACGGCACGATCGAGTTCCACGTGCAACTGGTGCCGGGCGGGCAGGTCTCGGGCGCCGTGGTGCGGCGACTGAAGGCCGGTGACGTGCTGCGGCTGGGCTCAGCGGTCGGGCAGGAGCTGACGCTCGACGACGCCGACCGCGGTCGAGACCTCGTCATGGTCGCAGGTGGAACCGGCCTGGCCCCGCTCCGTGCGCATCTGGAACGCATCGACCTGCAGTGGCAGGCGACCGGAGACGCCCCGCGCGTGCACCTGTTCCACGGCGCTCGAGTTCCGTGGAACCTGTACGAGAGCCGCCTGATGCAGAGCCTGACCGGTCGGCCATGGTTCAGCTACTCGCCCGTCGTGTCCGACGACCCGAGCTACCCCGGTCGCAAGGGTCTCGTGAGCGACGCGGTCGCCGAGGCCGGCGTCTCCCCCGGCGCCCTCGCGATGATCTGCGGGTCGCCGTCCATGGTGCGCCACACCGCCTCCCGGCTGCGAGAGCTCGGTGTGCCGTCACCCGACATCCGTTTCGAACTGTTCGCCACGCTCGATGAGGACGCACTGCGTGACCCGCAGCCGTCGCCGCTCGTGGAAGAACCGATGGGAAGTGCCCGATGACCACTTGGGACGACGAAGACCAACCCCAGATCCCGCAACCGCCGGTACCCGAAGGCGGACTCGTCGCCGCTGTCTCGCGTCTGC
The sequence above is a segment of the Agromyces hippuratus genome. Coding sequences within it:
- a CDS encoding DUF885 family protein, translating into MADNDADLARLGTEFWEWRAANSFRTSDDIPRIERPAGWVPRFAPEAVDAQRRELAGFVEQWRATDVSRLPVPDQVDHRLLGSALARVRWELDVLRNWERDAVFLTSQILGPWFDLLLEPSPFGAARQADLVAVLDAVPRAVEQAIANLERAGVAALARVAAAELDGIGSRLADSVSALAAEVDAETAAALAEAQPAASAALTRYAQWLEASVGRLGPEVIVGRDAFVWYLRHVALVATEPDELVRGALQEYRRAVAAETISRNRHRDVPEAPLAHDVTAEIAAEATAEADVRGLYEREGLLSQPESLRRYRFAEYPAYLEPVAFLGVTDDLANERSRERDAVSYVPAPAAELPYFDAANARDPRLGIIHEGAHSQQLALSWGHPRAMRRHYVDSVANEGIAHYNEELMLDVGLFDDAPHSQTTVHNFMRLRALRVVVDVNLATGVFGLDEAIDFFVRLVPMDALTATEETSYYVATPGLAMAYLVGKLEVKRLLADAVVARGDDFSLREFHDSLWLNGNVPVSLQRWELLGDRGDVDVLDAAGDWVETFPG
- a CDS encoding BCCT family transporter, encoding MSGTPNEPTEHSDPGGHPAPAADAAGRTAHRSLPPVQRWVFWPAAGVVALFVAFALIAPKAAEAMFGAIQAGIVNTFNWYYVLIAAFFVAFCLFVGFSRFGDIKLGRDDDEPEFSLLSWFSLLFAAGMGIGLVFYGVSEPLSHFVAPRPGVVGTPEALAQQALSQTYLHWGVQAWSIYVVVGLGLAYAIHRRRRPISIRWTLEPLLGKRVEGGWGHTIDVIALVGTLFGVATSLGLGVLQISAGLDYAGILEPSALSEVIIILIISVFVLWSVLSGVTKGMKWLSTANLVLAGILVVYVLAVGPTEFLLREFVQSIGNYIQNFIGLSFNVSAFQGTEGEEWQAAWTSFYWGWWISWAPFVGIFIARVSKGRTVRQFVTGVILVPTLIGILWFAVLGGSALAIELADPGALTQPDGSVNVEAALFELLTYLPGTPVLTIGVILLITIFFITSADSGALVMGMIATGGQLNPKRWVRTIFTVITALLAIALLLSGGLKALQTAAIIIALPFSIVMLLICWSTIIAFTRERRAYAKAERAQFIDHIGEHYGLEVEEPLERGLVAGQPKWVRGCADDCVWARMPRRPAAPRRRPSRRRTPCPTRCRPPMSTRSSTTTRWPTPTTPISRSTARTSPAASRSRWRAAGGPAVAWIAWASPARSARPGACRSCRSRRPRPRRSRPGSSPAG
- a CDS encoding FUSC family protein, encoding MGITGTFRASRRMPILQVAKASAATIAAWLIAGWLIPGQLPVFAAIAALLVVQPSVNQSFGKAIERSIGVILGVLVATAASLAFGSNSWIILVTIVIAMLVAWALKMTPGTSNQVAISAMLVLALGSSSPEYAVDRIIETLIGAAIGIVVNALIVPPVAVAPARRDLSLLGGELAASLDRLASALESPQTPADLQRLMVEARLMRPMRDAADASIATGEESLTLNPRRSAHRTELGEMRALLERLSPIVTQVIGMTRAFFDHYDTALADEPTVQAIAEQLRRAAHDVRLAVHLADVDPEPLTSAIPALTSPLVITPPKSGHWILIGSLMEDLRRIRDELVEE
- a CDS encoding tryptophan-rich sensory protein, with amino-acid sequence MTTPASTTTSTGADLTRQLTVAASALAAVVGSFVGSGAAGGTPIQDAAGGALAADATLVAPGGGAFAIWTLIYLGLVAYAVWQFLPAQRTASRHRRLGYPIAASLLLNAAWILSIQFDLLWLSVPVIVLLLIVLIVAFRVCRTSPPTSNLDAVVTDGTVGLYLGWVCVATVANITAALVAAGFDGWGIPPEAWSVAVVSLAGIVGIALAIWDHGRIAPTLSLGWGLAWVAVARLSDAPESMATGIAAIIAVVALTIATVWARTADHGRASATSRA
- a CDS encoding DUF2207 family protein: MLTAVLILAILPAFLILGLGLVARTVAAQRLKPRVVQYTPERDSTVLRDALLVDADRRAASAALIDLAVKRKVRLLAGEGKREPIGVELVQGAVLTAEETALLEALFGPEHTSTRVRRFSADRRALAGRLKSLLLNTEHALARDGLVAERRVTWPGVTLTVFAYLGMLVEALFLVFTIVSGEWGSLIATLVAIAATIATIFVTPSSWRRFLPAADARREHLAGLRQYIELAEADRLRVLQSPSGADLRTTDAAAPEQSDPVTRFHLHERLLPHAVIFGLERDWIAKLKLEHAELDQTNLDTLGDLVDVTAEIAAAIHAAGSVVELTSAVGDLADGTGTAIGGVFELFNL
- a CDS encoding alpha/beta hydrolase family protein, coding for MTIDEQSITVDVDDVPVSAVYARPPAATTTIVVAHGAGAGMEHPFMTGFTRALNADGFATLRFNFPYREAGRKFPDRPPVAIATWRAVMDAAAARAAVAGRPDEPIWASGKSFGGRMASMAVAEGMPAAGLVFLGYPLHAPGKPEKPRDEHLPGITVPMLFLQGRNDPFAKPNEQLDEVVSRVGSNAVIEWVDEANHTFEVKGAKRPAAEIGAGLAAPVAAFVRGSAPVVG
- a CDS encoding group I truncated hemoglobin; translation: MNSLDLQTQPEAQSDYAAVGGAPAVTAVVNRFYELVLGDDRLVKHFEGIEMVRLKRHQVALVSQVMGGPVAYEGRDLRAAHANMGITAEEFGAVAEHLIAALTEAGVPSEIVDRTVTAVAATQPDIVEVSATQE
- a CDS encoding globin domain-containing protein, with translation MDTAALKHTWSLAESLGDEVPLFFYSHLFYTHPELRAMFPVAMATQRDRLVGALGRIVSNVDQLDEVTAFIGQLGRDHRRFEVIAEHYDAVGLSLLTTLQHFLGELWTAELAEDWAGAYGVIATAMVQAAEESELSSPASWAGHVTAVERRSMDVAIVQVRPEPDLPFEPGQSFAVETPYAPRLWRYFSAANAPRQDGTIEFHVQLVPGGQVSGAVVRRLKAGDVLRLGSAVGQELTLDDADRGRDLVMVAGGTGLAPLRAHLERIDLQWQATGDAPRVHLFHGARVPWNLYESRLMQSLTGRPWFSYSPVVSDDPSYPGRKGLVSDAVAEAGVSPGALAMICGSPSMVRHTASRLRELGVPSPDIRFELFATLDEDALRDPQPSPLVEEPMGSAR